A region from the Sphingomonas sp. S2-65 genome encodes:
- a CDS encoding sensor histidine kinase: MILVATAWIMLLLVGGGIALDRVLTGAVTQNVDDQLDFLLTSMIVSAEVGPNGEVMFSRDLADQRFLEPNSGAYWQISGKGFDPFPSRSLWDRKLKVNAEVHDDRDLHIYESDEFPETTLRIAERDLKLPGSPVRWKFQVAQSRDPLDAQISVLRRTLIRSFLLLGLGLVMMVALQTWYGLLPLRKLRSEIARLRAGKSRRIQGAMPAEVAPMVEELNALVEHNDRQAEEARRHAGNLAHALKTPLSVIMNAAAAGQDDLAPTVIREARTMRRQIDHHLARARAVGRRGSAHSRAPVWPSVEAVERAVSRLYPNVRIDVDGQKDLVAHIERQDLDDLLGNLVENAAKYGGGSVFMTVSAQAGFVEIMVEDDGMGIPEADRIRIFDRGVRLDTGKPGTGLGLAIVRDVAEIYDGTVALEESEDLGGLLVRLRLPAAS, translated from the coding sequence ATGATCCTGGTGGCGACCGCCTGGATCATGCTGCTGCTGGTGGGCGGCGGGATCGCGCTAGACCGGGTGCTGACCGGCGCGGTGACGCAGAATGTCGACGACCAGCTCGATTTCCTGCTGACCTCGATGATCGTGTCGGCGGAAGTGGGGCCGAACGGCGAGGTGATGTTCAGCCGCGACCTGGCCGACCAGCGCTTCCTGGAGCCCAATTCGGGCGCGTATTGGCAGATCAGCGGCAAGGGGTTCGATCCGTTCCCCTCGCGCTCGCTGTGGGACCGCAAGCTGAAGGTCAATGCCGAGGTCCATGACGACCGCGACCTGCACATCTATGAGAGCGACGAGTTTCCCGAGACGACGCTGCGGATCGCCGAGCGCGACCTGAAGCTGCCGGGATCGCCGGTGCGGTGGAAGTTCCAGGTGGCGCAGTCGCGCGATCCGCTGGACGCGCAGATCTCGGTGCTGCGGCGGACGCTGATCCGCAGCTTCCTGCTGCTCGGGCTGGGGCTGGTGATGATGGTGGCGCTGCAGACCTGGTACGGGCTGTTGCCGCTGCGAAAATTGCGGAGCGAGATCGCGCGGCTGCGCGCGGGCAAGTCGCGGCGGATCCAGGGGGCGATGCCCGCCGAGGTCGCGCCGATGGTCGAGGAGCTGAACGCGCTGGTCGAGCATAACGACCGCCAGGCCGAGGAGGCGCGGCGGCATGCCGGCAATCTGGCGCATGCGCTCAAGACGCCGCTGAGCGTCATCATGAACGCCGCGGCGGCGGGGCAGGACGACCTGGCGCCTACCGTCATTCGGGAAGCGCGGACGATGCGGCGGCAGATCGACCACCATCTGGCGCGCGCCCGCGCGGTGGGGCGGCGGGGGAGCGCGCACAGCCGCGCGCCGGTCTGGCCCTCGGTCGAGGCGGTGGAGCGGGCGGTGTCGCGGCTCTATCCCAACGTTCGGATCGACGTGGACGGGCAGAAGGACCTGGTCGCGCATATCGAGCGGCAGGATTTGGACGATCTGCTCGGCAACTTGGTCGAGAACGCGGCCAAATACGGCGGCGGCAGCGTGTTCATGACCGTGAGCGCGCAGGCCGGCTTCGTGGAGATCATGGTCGAGGACGACGGGATGGGCATCCCCGAGGCGGACCGCATCCGCATCTTCGACCGTGGGGTGCGGCTGGATACCGGCAAGCCCGGAACCGGGCTGGGGCTGGCGATCGTGCGCGACGTCGCCGAGATCTATGACGGAACAGTGGCGCTGGAGGAGAGCGAGGACCTTGGCGGGCTGCTGGTGCGCCTGCGGCTGCCCGCGGCGTCCTAG
- a CDS encoding response regulator transcription factor — protein sequence MRLLIVEDEPNLGQQLKNALEGAGYAVDLATDGEEGHFLGSTEEYDAIILDLGLPEIDGLTVLDRWRKEGKTMPVLVLTARDSWSDKVAGLDAGADDYVAKPFQTEELIARLRALIRRASGNASAELIAGDIRLDTRSGKVTKAGEPVKLTAQEYKLLSYLLHHKGKVVSRTELIEHIYDQDFDRDSNTIEVFVTRIRKKLGPDVITTIRGLGYSLEEPA from the coding sequence ATGCGCCTGTTGATCGTCGAGGATGAACCCAATCTGGGCCAGCAGCTGAAGAACGCGCTGGAGGGCGCGGGCTATGCGGTCGACCTGGCGACGGATGGCGAGGAGGGGCATTTCCTCGGCTCCACCGAGGAATATGACGCGATCATCCTCGATCTTGGCCTGCCCGAGATCGACGGGCTCACCGTGCTCGACCGCTGGCGCAAGGAAGGCAAGACCATGCCGGTGCTGGTGCTGACCGCGCGCGACAGCTGGTCGGACAAGGTGGCCGGGCTCGACGCCGGCGCCGACGATTACGTCGCCAAGCCGTTCCAGACCGAGGAACTGATCGCCCGGCTACGCGCGCTGATCCGGCGCGCGTCGGGCAATGCCTCGGCCGAGCTGATCGCGGGCGACATCCGCCTAGACACCCGATCGGGCAAGGTCACCAAGGCCGGCGAGCCGGTGAAGCTGACCGCGCAGGAATACAAGCTGCTGAGCTACCTGCTGCACCACAAGGGCAAGGTGGTGAGCCGCACCGAGCTGATCGAGCATATCTACGACCAGGATTTCGATCGCGATTCGAACACGATCGAAGTGTTCGTGACGCGGATCCGCAAGAAGCTGGGCCCCGACGTGATCACCACCATTCGCGGCCTGGGCTACAGCCTCGAGGAGCCGGCTTGA